A genomic stretch from Peromyscus eremicus chromosome 6, PerEre_H2_v1, whole genome shotgun sequence includes:
- the Pdzk1 gene encoding Na(+)/H(+) exchange regulatory cofactor NHE-RF3, translating to MASTFSPRECKLSKQEGQNYGFFLRIEKDTDGHLVRVIEKGSPAEKAGLLDGDRVLRINGVFVDKEEHAQVVDLVRKSGNSVTLLVLDGDSYEKAIKKQVDLKELDLSQREPASNDKKPGPVMNGAVETCAQPRLCYLVKEGSNFGFSLKTIQGKKGVYLTDITPQGVAMRAGVLADDLLVEVNGENVENASHEEVVAKVKKAGSRIVFLLVDKETAKRHDEQKTQFRRETASLRLLPHQPRVVEIRKGSNGYGFYLKAGSGQKGQVTKDIEPGSPAEAAGLQNNDLVVAVNGVSVEGLDHDSVVGMIKEGGDQTTLLVVDKEADSIYGLARFSPLLYCQSQELPNGSVREAAAPVPAPLEATSPDTAEDEEDHKPKLCRLIKVDDSFGFHLNAIRGQPGSFVKEVQEGGPADKAGLEDEDVIIEVNGESVQEEPYEKVVDRIKSSGEHVTLLVCGKKAYDYFQAKKIPIVSSMADPLDICSDDRGGTSAESELDPHTARERTRSTASHSSSNSEDTEM from the exons ATGGCCTCCACCTTCAGCCCCAGAGAGTGTAAATTGTCCAAACAAGAGGGGCAGAACTATGGCTTCTTCCTGCGCATTGAGAAGGACACTGATGGCCACCTGGTCCGGGTGATTGAGAAGGGGAGCCCAGCAGAGAAAGCAGGGCTCCTGGATGGGGACAGAGTTCTCCGGATCAATGGTGTCTTTGTTGACAAGGAAGAGCACGCACAG GTGGTGGATCTGGTCAGAAAGAGCGGGAATTCGGTGACTCTGCTGGTTCTGGATGGAGACTCCTATGAGAAGGCTATAAAAAAACAGGTGGACTTGAAAGAATTGGATCTGAGCCAGAGGGAGCCAGCTTCGAATGATAAGAAACCAGGTCCTGTGATGAATGGGGCGGTGGAGACGTGCGCCCAGCCACGGCTCTGCTACCTGGTGAAGGAGGGCAGCAACTTCGGCTTCTCTCTGAAAACCATCCAAG GCAAAAAGGGCGTGTACCTGACTGACATAACACCTCAGGGTGTGGCCATGAGAGCTGGGGTCCTGGCCGACGATCTCTTGGTTGAAGTGAACGGAGAAAACGTAGAGAACGCCAGTCACGAGGAAGTGGTGGCGAAG GTGAAGAAGGCGGGGAGCCGTATCGTGTTCCTCCTTGTGGACAAGGAGACTGCCAAGCGCCATGATGAACAGAAGACACAGTTCAGGAGGGAAACAGCCAGTTTGAGACTGCTGCCCCACCAGCCCCGGGTGGTGGAGATCAGGAAGGGAAGCAATGGTTACGGGTTCTACCTGAAGGCAGGCTCCGGACAGAAAG GTCAGGTCACCAAGGACATAGAACCTGGGAGCCCCGCCGAGGCGGCTGGCTTGCAGAACAACGACTTGGTGGTTGCTGTCAATGGCGTGTCCGTGGAAGGCCTCGATCACGACAGTGTGGTGGGAATGATCAAGGAGGGCGGAGACCAGACCACACTGCTGGTGGTGGACAAAGAGGCGGACAGCATCTACGGACTG GCTCGTTTTTCTCCACTTCTCTACTGCCAAAGCCAAGAACTGCCCAATGGGTCTGTCAGGGAAGCTGCAGCTCCTGTCCCTGCTCCTCTGGAGGCCACAAGTCCAGACACTGCAGAGGATGAGGAGGATCATAAACCCAAGCTCTGTAGACTGATCAAAGTTGACGACAGCTTTGGCTTTCACCTGAATGCCATTCGGGGTCAGCCAGGCTCCTTTGTCAAAGAG GTACAGGAGGGTGGCCCTGCGGACAAGGCCGGGCTGGAGGATGAGGACGTCATCATTGAAGTGAACGGGGAGAGCGTGCAGGAGGAACCCTATGAGAAAGTAGTGGACAGGATCAAGAGCAGTGGGGAGCATGTCACTCTCCTGGTCTGTGGAAAGAAGGCCTACGACTACTTCCAAGCTAAGAAAATCCCCATCGTTTCCTCCATGGCTGACCCCCTGGACATCTGTTCTGATGACAGAGGAGGAACGTCAGCAGAGTCAGAGCTTGACCCCCACACAGCAAGAGAACGA ACTCGCAGCACAGCCTCGCATTCTTCTTCCAACTCTGAGGACACAGAGATGTGA